DNA from Parafrankia irregularis:
GATGCGGTTCCGGCGAGCTCAGAGTGATCGCCTGGTTCGTGACCACCAGCGTGCTCGGGGTGGCCGGCATCACCGGACATCCCGCCGTCCTCAAGGCACGGTCGCCGACCTACGCGGCAAGCTTCCTGGTCCATCACATCAGCGGCCAGAGTCCCGGCCGCCGGCCGGAGCCATTCGTCGATCACGGCGAGGTGGAGGGTGGCCTCGT
Protein-coding regions in this window:
- a CDS encoding KUP/HAK/KT family potassium transporter, whose amino-acid sequence is MIAWFVTTSVLGVAGITGHPAVLKARSPTYAASFLVHHISGQSPGRRPEPFVDHGEVEGGLVPDGGFVEPGAGWPRPGGVWAG